The following coding sequences are from one Peromyscus eremicus chromosome X, PerEre_H2_v1, whole genome shotgun sequence window:
- the Tasl gene encoding TLR adapter interacting with SLC15A4 on the lysosome, which produces MLSEGYLSGLAYWNDIHWNCASCNEPVAGEQGEETSSVAALSYSSVDETQVQSLYVSCKSSGKFISSVHARGSHHNRSQRRTVLQTNPNPVFESPTLATVDICRDVIRETYLVPSSCKSICKNYNDLHIAGGQVMAINSVMADFPSESSFQDGPLLRSSEISLSMEDSISTQPTEFPFKPIQRCSSYWRITSIKEKSSLQMQKPISNAVLNEYLEQKVVELYKQYIMDTVFHDSSPTQILASELIMTNVDQISLQVSREKNLDTSKVKDIVISHLLQLVSSEISTPSLHISQYSNITP; this is translated from the coding sequence ATGTTGTCAGAAGGGTATCTTAGTGGACTTGCCTACTGGAATGACATCCATTGGAACTGTGCATCTTGTAATGAACCGGTGGCTGGGGAACAGGGAGAGGAGACAAGTTCTGTTGCTGCTCTTTCATATTCCTCTGTGGATGAAACACAAGTCCAAAGTCTTTATGTGAGCTGCAAATCCTCTGGCAAGTTCATTTCATCAGTGCATGCGAGAGGGAGTCACCACaacagaagccagagaagaacagtgctgCAGACAAATCCCAACCCTGTGTTTGAAAGTCCAACCTTGGCCACAGTTGACATTTGCAGAGATGTGATCAGGGAGACCTATTTGGTTCCATCTTCTTGCAAAAGTATTTGCAAAAATTACAATGACCTACATATTGCAGGGGGACAGGTGATGGCCATTAACTCAGTAATGGCAGATTTTCCCTCAGAGAGCAGCTTTCAAGATGGTCCTTTGCTGAGGTCATCTGAGATTTCTTTGTCCATGGAGGACTCCATTTCCACTCAGCCCACTGAATTTCCCTTCAAACCTATCCAGAGGTGCTCATCCTACTGGAGAATAACCAGCATCAAAGAGAAAAGCAGCCTGCAAATGCAGAAGCCTATTTCAAATGCAGTGCTCAATGAGTACCTGGAGCAGAAGGTCGTGGAGTTATATAAACAATACATTATGGACACTGTGTTTCATGACAGTTCTCCTACCCAGATTCTGGCATCAGAACTCATCATGACAAATGTGGACCAAATTAGTCTTCAAGTATCTAGAGAGAAGAATCTGGACACGTCAAAAGTCAAGGACATAGTTATTAGCCACCTATTGCAGTTGGTATCATCTGAGATCAGCACCCCTAGTCTCCATATTTCTCAGTATAGTAATATAACTCCATAG